The following are encoded together in the Arthrobacter sp. Y-9 genome:
- a CDS encoding oxidoreductase produces MTQKVAVVTGASSGIGEAAARGLHAAGFTVYAAARRLDRMAALADAGIHTIALDVTDAESSAAAIASILEPEGRIDVLVNNAGYGSYGSVEEVPLSTAQAQLDVNVLGLARMAQLVIPGMRVQGSGRILNVSSMGGRFAMPMGAWYHASKYAVEGLSDALRMELAPFGIDVVLIEPGSIRTEWGGIAAGNLQEVSGDGPYAGQAAAMALTIGGSSGPTARLASRPEVVAKAVVKASTAKHPRTRYLPGFGAKPLVFLRAVLPDRAFDALIARGLGV; encoded by the coding sequence ATGACGCAGAAGGTCGCAGTGGTCACGGGAGCCTCCTCGGGGATCGGCGAGGCCGCCGCCCGCGGATTGCACGCGGCGGGCTTCACCGTCTATGCGGCGGCCCGCCGCCTCGACCGCATGGCAGCCCTCGCCGACGCCGGCATTCACACGATCGCCCTGGACGTCACCGACGCGGAGTCGTCCGCCGCCGCGATCGCCTCGATCCTGGAGCCGGAGGGCCGGATCGACGTGCTGGTCAACAATGCCGGCTATGGGTCCTACGGCTCGGTGGAAGAGGTGCCGCTCTCGACGGCTCAGGCGCAGCTCGACGTCAACGTCCTGGGGCTCGCCCGGATGGCGCAGCTCGTGATCCCGGGGATGCGCGTTCAGGGCAGCGGCCGGATCCTCAACGTCAGTTCCATGGGCGGACGCTTCGCCATGCCGATGGGCGCCTGGTATCACGCCAGCAAATACGCCGTCGAGGGACTCAGCGACGCCCTGCGGATGGAACTCGCGCCCTTCGGGATCGACGTCGTGCTCATCGAACCCGGGTCCATCCGGACCGAGTGGGGCGGCATCGCCGCAGGAAACCTACAGGAGGTCTCCGGGGACGGGCCGTACGCCGGACAGGCCGCGGCCATGGCCCTGACGATCGGCGGCAGCTCGGGTCCGACGGCGCGCCTGGCCTCCCGGCCCGAAGTGGTCGCCAAGGCCGTCGTGAAAGCCTCGACCGCCAAGCACCCCCGGACGCGGTACCTCCCGGGCTTCGGCGCCAAACCGCTGGTGTTCCTGCGGGCGGTGCTCCCCGACCGCGCTTTCGACGCACTGATCGCCCGGGGACTGGGGGTCTGA
- a CDS encoding HigA family addiction module antitoxin, with protein sequence MTITERLAPVHPGEVLLADFIEAFGITQNKLAVSIKVPPRRINEIVHGKRAITADTALRLARYFGTTPQFWLHLQIQYELDRAEDRVAGQIAEITPLQVA encoded by the coding sequence TTGACTATCACTGAGCGGCTCGCGCCGGTCCACCCCGGTGAAGTGCTCCTGGCCGACTTCATCGAAGCCTTCGGCATCACACAGAACAAGCTGGCAGTCTCGATCAAGGTGCCTCCGCGAAGGATCAACGAGATCGTGCACGGAAAGCGGGCGATCACGGCCGATACCGCGCTCCGGCTCGCGCGGTACTTCGGTACCACGCCCCAGTTCTGGCTCCATCTCCAGATTCAGTATGAACTGGACCGTGCCGAGGATCGGGTGGCCGGACAGATCGCCGAGATCACGCCGTTGCAGGTGGCTTAG
- a CDS encoding type II toxin-antitoxin system RelE/ParE family toxin, translating into MIRSFRDPATGRLWRRDRVPSIDSRIHRVALRKLRQLGAAESLADLRVPPGNRLEALAGERAGQHSIRINDQWRICFRWTDAGPEEVEIVDYH; encoded by the coding sequence GTGATCAGGTCGTTCCGCGACCCCGCCACCGGTCGCCTGTGGCGGAGGGATCGCGTACCGTCGATCGATTCTCGGATCCATCGTGTCGCCCTGCGAAAGCTCCGTCAGTTGGGAGCGGCCGAATCACTCGCGGATCTGCGCGTACCGCCTGGCAATCGCCTGGAAGCGCTCGCGGGTGAACGTGCAGGGCAACACAGCATCAGGATCAATGACCAGTGGCGCATCTGTTTCCGGTGGACGGACGCTGGTCCCGAGGAGGTTGAGATCGTTGACTATCACTGA